A region from the Parasphingopyxis sp. CP4 genome encodes:
- a CDS encoding SDR family oxidoreductase, with product MPHILIFGLGYSAGRLADRLRADGWSVTATRRTADANSIAFGDREAVVSAIAAASHILSSVPPTDGSDPVLDTYGDALKRAPAQWFGYLSSTGVYGDTGGAWVDESAPIGSGRRKARTEADLAWQALRGDVRVFRLPGIYGPGRSVLDRIRQDKARRIDLPDQIFSRVHVDDIAQGVICGFDGPAGVYNLSDDQPAPHNDVVTYGCALLGVEPPPLQTMDEAGLSEMARGFYSENRRVANGKAKRLLNWMPAYPDYRTGLRVIAAG from the coding sequence ATGCCGCATATCCTGATCTTTGGTCTCGGCTATTCCGCCGGGCGACTGGCCGATCGGCTGCGCGCGGACGGTTGGTCGGTTACCGCGACACGGCGCACGGCCGACGCGAACAGCATTGCCTTTGGCGATCGCGAAGCGGTGGTGAGCGCCATTGCAGCCGCCAGCCATATCCTCTCCTCGGTTCCGCCAACCGACGGGTCCGATCCGGTGCTCGACACCTATGGAGACGCCCTGAAACGCGCACCGGCCCAATGGTTCGGCTATCTCTCCTCGACCGGTGTCTATGGCGATACGGGCGGCGCATGGGTCGATGAAAGCGCCCCCATTGGCAGCGGGCGGCGCAAGGCGCGCACCGAGGCGGACCTGGCCTGGCAGGCGCTGCGGGGCGATGTGCGCGTGTTCCGGCTGCCCGGTATTTACGGCCCCGGCCGTTCGGTTCTTGATCGCATCCGCCAGGACAAGGCGCGGCGGATCGACCTGCCCGACCAGATATTCAGCCGCGTCCATGTCGACGATATCGCTCAGGGTGTGATCTGCGGTTTTGACGGGCCAGCAGGCGTCTATAATCTGTCCGACGACCAGCCGGCCCCGCATAATGACGTCGTCACCTATGGCTGCGCGCTCCTTGGCGTGGAACCGCCACCGCTCCAGACAATGGACGAGGCTGGGCTGAGCGAAATGGCGCGCGGCTTCTATTCCGAGAATCGCCGGGTCGCCAATGGCAAGGCGAAGCGGCTGCTAAACTGGATGCCGGCCTATCCCGACTATCGCACAGGCCTGCGCGTTATCGCGGCGGGTTAA
- a CDS encoding M48 family metallopeptidase, with protein sequence MIRYLAVAAATVLLVLPTSLWAAAGFDPVAATNAYVETLSGEARERSDNYFEGGYWLLLWGAIVGVFAEWVVLRTRLSAKFRDWAERVAKRRWLTPALYAIPYVIVSTLIVLPWTIYTGFFRERQYELMNLGFGEWLTEQAIGLGIGVIGMALFLMALFAVIRRSPKRWWIWGSGVITGFIIIGIAIAPVFISPLFNDYTPMEDGPLRDRILAMAEEHDVPADNVYVFDQSRQHDRISANVSGLFGTMRISLNDNLLERGTPEEVEAVMGHELGHYVLNHVLLLVVVLSLIFGLGLFITAKLAPRILARHGEKWGIRDVSDPAAFPLFTAILTVYFLVMTPAQNTLIRTVESQADAFGLDAARQPDGFASVAMKLSQYRKIEPGALEEFLFFDHPSGRTRVQMSMDWKAENVEDPEMIVPTAEGETDS encoded by the coding sequence ATGATACGATATTTGGCAGTGGCAGCAGCCACGGTGCTGCTTGTCTTGCCCACATCACTATGGGCCGCAGCAGGGTTCGATCCGGTCGCCGCGACCAATGCCTATGTCGAGACGCTGTCCGGCGAGGCCCGTGAGCGATCCGACAATTATTTCGAAGGCGGTTATTGGCTGCTCCTATGGGGCGCGATCGTCGGGGTGTTCGCCGAATGGGTCGTGTTGCGCACACGCCTGTCCGCGAAATTCCGTGACTGGGCCGAGCGCGTCGCCAAGCGCCGCTGGCTGACTCCCGCGCTCTACGCCATTCCCTATGTCATCGTTTCGACGCTGATCGTCCTGCCCTGGACGATCTACACCGGCTTTTTCCGCGAGCGCCAATATGAGCTGATGAATCTCGGCTTTGGCGAGTGGCTGACCGAACAGGCGATTGGCCTCGGCATTGGGGTGATCGGCATGGCCCTGTTCCTGATGGCGCTGTTTGCAGTGATCCGCCGTTCGCCCAAACGCTGGTGGATATGGGGTTCGGGCGTGATCACCGGCTTCATCATCATCGGGATCGCCATCGCGCCGGTGTTTATCAGCCCGCTGTTCAACGACTATACGCCGATGGAAGACGGGCCGCTGCGGGACCGAATTCTCGCCATGGCCGAAGAGCATGATGTGCCGGCAGACAATGTGTATGTCTTCGACCAGTCGCGCCAGCATGACCGGATCTCGGCCAATGTGTCGGGCCTGTTCGGGACGATGCGGATCTCGCTCAACGACAATCTGCTGGAGCGCGGAACGCCTGAGGAAGTTGAAGCGGTAATGGGCCATGAGCTGGGCCATTATGTGCTCAATCATGTGCTGCTGCTCGTCGTCGTCCTGTCGCTTATCTTCGGGTTAGGATTGTTCATCACGGCCAAGCTCGCGCCGCGCATATTGGCGCGGCATGGCGAGAAATGGGGCATCCGCGATGTCAGCGATCCGGCTGCATTCCCGCTCTTTACTGCCATTTTGACGGTCTATTTCCTGGTCATGACGCCCGCGCAGAACACGTTGATCCGCACGGTCGAAAGCCAGGCGGATGCCTTTGGCCTTGATGCAGCCCGACAACCTGATGGCTTTGCTTCGGTCGCGATGAAGCTTTCGCAATATCGCAAGATCGAACCCGGCGCGCTTGAGGAATTCCTGTTTTTCGACCATCCATCGGGCCGCACCCGCGTGCAGATGTCGATGGACTGGAAAGCGGAGAATGTGGAAGATCCCGAAATGATCGTGCCGACTGCTGAAGGTGAGACAGACAGCTAG
- the pepN gene encoding aminopeptidase N — protein sequence MSDMQIAAATPPATLRADYRAPAWLIPEIALDFQLDPARTIVRTRLTVERNGAHHEPLRLDGEGLKLLEVHVDGDALSEGDWTLDDAELSVPLQGDAAVVETLVEIAPDKNSQLMGLYASGGILCTQCEAEGFRRITFFPDRPDVLSRYSVRLEADKQRFPVLLSNGDCIESGDGEAGRHWTLWQDPWPKPCYLFALVAGDLAANRDSFTTCSGKAVSLAIWVREEDLPKTDHAMDALKTSMAWDERVYGREYDLDQFNIVAVSDFNFGAMENKSLNIFNSRYILADADTATDADFDAIAGVVAHEYFHNWSGNRVTCRDWFQLSLKEGFTVFRDQQFSADQGSEAVARIGDVRVLRAAQFPEDAGPLAHPVRPESYIEISNFYTATVYNKGAELIRMMKAILGAEDFRKGSDLYFERHDGEAATCEDFATAMEDASGTDLTQFRRWYSQAGTPKVTARFDYDAEEQSATLALSQTVPVTPGQPDKQPMAIPLKTALLGETSGDPIVDEQLIMLTESEQQIRFENLAEPPVLSLNRGFTAPVSIDRESDAATLAFLSARDDDPFARYEAMQQLMVDTITDAVSGNGSDHGPVIEAVGKTLANNDLDKAFIAEAVLLPSESFVGDQMLIVDPEAIHGAREALRNDLGEALDAEWRAAYAGASGNSYAYNPTAKGLRRLRAVSLSYVAASGADDAAQIAFSQFDSADNMTDRQAALGVLASGEWPERIAALDDFYARYKDDALVLDKWFMVQAMSTRDDTVDAVEALTAHPDFSIENPNRFRSLIGAFGGNQRAFHTASGRGYRLLADHILKADAINPQTAARMLPPLGKWRRFDEERGAMMRAELERILAAPNLSKDVLEQASKSLG from the coding sequence ATGTCCGATATGCAAATAGCCGCCGCCACGCCGCCCGCCACATTACGCGCTGACTATCGCGCGCCGGCCTGGCTCATTCCGGAGATCGCCCTCGATTTCCAGCTCGATCCGGCGCGCACGATCGTGCGCACCCGGCTGACGGTCGAACGCAATGGCGCGCATCACGAACCGCTGCGCCTTGATGGCGAGGGGCTCAAGCTGCTCGAAGTGCATGTTGACGGCGATGCGCTGTCCGAAGGCGACTGGACGCTCGACGATGCCGAGCTCAGCGTGCCCCTGCAGGGTGATGCAGCGGTTGTCGAGACACTGGTCGAGATCGCGCCAGACAAGAATAGCCAGCTGATGGGGCTCTACGCATCGGGTGGCATATTGTGCACCCAATGCGAGGCGGAAGGCTTTCGGCGGATCACCTTTTTCCCCGACCGGCCCGATGTGCTGAGCCGCTATTCGGTGCGTCTGGAGGCGGATAAGCAACGCTTCCCGGTGCTGCTCTCCAATGGCGATTGTATCGAGAGCGGCGATGGCGAGGCGGGTCGGCATTGGACGCTGTGGCAGGACCCCTGGCCCAAGCCCTGTTACCTGTTTGCGCTCGTTGCCGGCGATCTCGCCGCCAATCGCGACAGCTTCACCACTTGCTCGGGCAAGGCGGTCTCGCTGGCGATCTGGGTCCGCGAAGAGGATCTTCCCAAGACCGATCACGCGATGGATGCGCTCAAGACATCAATGGCCTGGGATGAGCGGGTCTATGGCCGCGAATATGATCTCGACCAGTTCAATATCGTCGCCGTGTCCGACTTTAACTTCGGCGCGATGGAGAATAAATCGCTCAACATATTCAATTCGCGCTATATTCTGGCCGATGCGGACACCGCGACCGATGCGGATTTCGATGCGATTGCAGGAGTCGTCGCGCATGAATATTTCCACAATTGGTCGGGCAATCGGGTGACCTGCCGGGATTGGTTCCAGCTTTCCCTGAAAGAAGGCTTCACCGTGTTTCGCGATCAGCAATTCTCGGCCGATCAAGGGTCGGAGGCGGTTGCCCGGATCGGTGATGTCCGCGTGTTGCGCGCGGCGCAATTCCCTGAAGATGCCGGGCCACTCGCCCATCCGGTTCGGCCTGAAAGCTATATCGAGATTTCAAACTTCTACACCGCGACCGTTTACAACAAGGGCGCGGAACTGATCCGCATGATGAAGGCGATCCTGGGCGCGGAGGATTTCCGCAAGGGTTCCGATCTCTATTTCGAGCGCCATGATGGCGAGGCCGCGACCTGCGAAGATTTTGCGACCGCAATGGAAGATGCGAGCGGCACCGATCTCACCCAGTTCCGCCGCTGGTACAGCCAGGCGGGCACGCCCAAAGTCACCGCGCGCTTCGATTATGATGCCGAAGAACAGTCGGCGACATTGGCGCTATCGCAGACGGTGCCCGTAACGCCGGGGCAACCCGACAAACAGCCGATGGCGATACCGCTCAAAACAGCTTTACTGGGCGAGACCAGCGGCGATCCCATCGTCGATGAGCAGCTGATCATGCTGACCGAGAGCGAGCAGCAAATCCGCTTCGAGAATCTCGCCGAACCGCCAGTCCTGTCCTTGAACCGCGGTTTCACAGCGCCCGTCTCGATCGACCGGGAAAGCGATGCGGCGACGCTTGCCTTCCTCTCCGCCCGTGATGACGATCCCTTTGCCCGATACGAAGCTATGCAGCAGCTGATGGTGGACACAATCACCGATGCTGTTTCGGGAAATGGGAGCGATCATGGTCCGGTGATCGAGGCAGTGGGAAAGACGCTCGCCAATAACGATCTCGACAAGGCCTTTATCGCCGAAGCTGTGCTATTGCCGAGCGAGAGCTTTGTGGGAGATCAAATGCTGATCGTCGATCCGGAAGCCATTCATGGTGCCCGCGAAGCATTGCGCAACGATCTGGGTGAAGCGCTCGATGCCGAATGGCGCGCCGCTTATGCCGGGGCAAGCGGCAACAGCTATGCTTATAATCCGACGGCCAAGGGATTGCGCCGATTACGGGCTGTATCATTGAGCTATGTCGCAGCGAGCGGCGCCGATGATGCTGCGCAGATCGCCTTCAGCCAGTTCGATAGCGCTGACAATATGACCGATCGCCAGGCCGCGCTTGGCGTCCTTGCAAGTGGCGAATGGCCGGAGCGGATCGCCGCGCTCGATGATTTTTACGCGCGGTACAAGGATGATGCATTGGTGCTCGACAAATGGTTCATGGTGCAGGCGATGTCGACGCGCGATGACACGGTTGACGCGGTTGAGGCGCTAACTGCCCATCCCGATTTCAGTATCGAAAACCCAAACCGTTTCCGCTCGTTGATCGGAGCCTTTGGCGGCAATCAGCGCGCCTTCCACACAGCCTCGGGCCGCGGCTATCGCCTGCTCGCCGATCACATCCTCAAGGCTGACGCGATCAATCCGCAAACCGCCGCTCGCATGCTGCCGCCGCTCGGCAAATGGCGGCGCTTCGATGAGGAGCGCGGCGCGATGATGCGGGCCGAGCTGGAACGGATCCTTGCCGCGCCAAACCTCTCCAAAGACGTGCTCGAACAGGCGTCAAAAAGCCTTGGCTGA
- a CDS encoding DMT family transporter — translation MNQAEAAQAEVGLWTPRILFSFLLISLIWGSTWIVIKDQLIAVPPVWSVSYRFLAASIATFIVIALRRQPLMLDRRGQFWAVVLGLSQFALNFNFVYGAELYITSGLVAVMFALLMVPNAVLGRMFLGQRITTGFVIGSAIAIGGIALLFVQEYRLAPVGGDAVFIGIGLTLIAIMCASTANILQASKGAQAHPILTLIAWAMLWGALLNALFGLATVGAPVVEMRTGYFAGILYLGVIGSAVTFPIYFGLIREIGAAQAAYTGVLVPIVAMVFSTLLEGYVWSPLAIGGAALAIAGLLFAMQARQPKRPRIPA, via the coding sequence ATGAACCAGGCCGAAGCGGCGCAGGCCGAGGTCGGCCTGTGGACGCCGCGCATCCTGTTCTCCTTCCTGCTGATCTCGTTGATCTGGGGCTCTACCTGGATCGTCATCAAGGACCAGCTGATTGCTGTCCCGCCGGTTTGGTCGGTCAGCTATCGCTTTCTTGCCGCGAGCATCGCCACCTTCATCGTCATTGCGCTCCGCCGCCAGCCGCTGATGCTCGATCGCCGCGGGCAATTCTGGGCGGTGGTGCTCGGGCTCAGCCAGTTCGCGCTCAATTTCAACTTTGTCTATGGGGCAGAACTCTACATCACGTCGGGCCTTGTCGCGGTGATGTTTGCGCTGCTGATGGTGCCCAATGCGGTGTTGGGGCGGATGTTCCTCGGCCAGCGTATCACCACCGGTTTCGTGATCGGCTCGGCAATCGCAATTGGCGGGATAGCCTTGCTGTTCGTGCAGGAATATCGGCTGGCACCGGTCGGCGGCGATGCAGTGTTTATCGGTATCGGGCTTACGCTGATCGCGATCATGTGCGCGTCGACGGCCAATATCCTGCAGGCGAGCAAGGGCGCACAGGCCCATCCGATCCTGACCCTGATCGCCTGGGCGATGCTCTGGGGCGCATTGCTCAACGCGCTATTCGGGCTCGCCACGGTCGGTGCGCCGGTGGTCGAGATGCGCACCGGGTATTTTGCCGGCATCCTCTATCTGGGGGTTATCGGATCGGCGGTCACCTTCCCCATCTATTTCGGCCTGATCCGGGAGATCGGCGCGGCCCAGGCGGCCTATACCGGCGTGTTGGTGCCGATTGTCGCGATGGTCTTTTCGACGCTGCTGGAAGGCTATGTCTGGTCGCCACTGGCAATTGGCGGCGCAGCGCTGGCGATTGCCGGATTGCTCTTTGCGATGCAGGCGCGTCAGCCCAAAAGGCCACGCATTCCCGCTTAA
- a CDS encoding low specificity L-threonine aldolase produces MRFFSDNAAAVSQPVLDALANANSVDTAYDDDALSQRLDAAFSELFESDVTALWVSTGTAANALALAALCPPHGSIICHREAHIQNDECGAPEFYTHGAKLLLGEGEGAKLAPAEIERLAASIRDDVHQMQIGALSITQASEYGMVYQPDEVRALADICHAKGWSLHMDGARFANAVAHLDCAPADISWRVGVDMLSFGCVKNGGMSAEAMILFGDAREKAAEIRYRRKRGGHLLSKGRYLAAQLMAMLTDDLWLANARAANAGAKLIADAAPDRLVYPAEANEVFITLSADEAASLRAAGFDFYDWGIGEARFVTSWDQREEDIRPLAAAIAAL; encoded by the coding sequence ATGCGTTTCTTCTCTGATAATGCGGCGGCCGTCAGCCAACCGGTGCTCGATGCGTTGGCCAATGCGAACAGCGTCGATACGGCCTATGACGATGATGCGTTGAGCCAGCGGCTCGATGCGGCCTTTTCGGAGCTATTCGAGAGTGATGTCACCGCACTCTGGGTGTCGACGGGCACGGCGGCCAATGCGCTGGCGCTCGCCGCCCTGTGCCCGCCCCATGGCTCGATCATTTGCCATCGCGAAGCCCATATCCAGAATGACGAGTGTGGCGCGCCGGAATTCTACACCCATGGTGCCAAACTGCTGCTCGGTGAGGGTGAGGGGGCCAAGCTGGCGCCCGCGGAGATCGAGCGGCTCGCGGCGTCCATCCGCGACGATGTGCACCAGATGCAGATCGGTGCGCTGTCGATCACGCAGGCCAGCGAATATGGCATGGTCTACCAGCCGGACGAGGTCCGCGCGCTTGCCGATATCTGCCACGCCAAGGGCTGGAGCCTGCATATGGATGGCGCGCGCTTTGCCAATGCGGTCGCGCACCTCGATTGCGCGCCCGCCGATATCAGCTGGCGCGTCGGCGTCGATATGCTGAGCTTTGGCTGTGTGAAAAATGGCGGCATGTCGGCCGAAGCCATGATCCTGTTCGGTGATGCGCGCGAAAAAGCAGCGGAAATCCGTTATCGGCGCAAACGCGGCGGGCATCTCCTGTCCAAGGGTCGTTATCTGGCGGCCCAGTTGATGGCGATGCTGACAGACGATCTCTGGCTCGCCAATGCACGCGCCGCCAATGCGGGTGCCAAGCTGATCGCCGATGCCGCGCCCGATCGGCTGGTCTATCCGGCCGAGGCGAATGAGGTCTTTATCACGCTCAGCGCTGACGAAGCGGCATCGCTCCGTGCCGCAGGCTTTGATTTTTATGACTGGGGCATTGGCGAAGCGCGCTTCGTGACCAGCTGGGACCAGCGCGAAGAGGATATCCGCCCGCTGGCCGCCGCCATAGCCGCGCTATGA